One genomic segment of Novisyntrophococcus fermenticellae includes these proteins:
- the cdaA gene encoding diadenylate cyclase CdaA — translation MDKIITWFKTQFVNFTFPRQLPKHVEFIDIVQILIIAYFVYHLILWVKNTRAYLLLRGVVFIGVFILIANFFEMDVIIEIFKMVSVAAITAVVIVFQPELRRVLEQLGDRNFFDSFLILGAGSVEDNLRFNDQTLNELVRASFEMGEVKTGALIVIEQNISLADYEKTGIPVDAVLTGQLLINIFEHNTPLHDGAVIVRGDRVAAATCYLPLSDSMAISKELGTRHRAAIGISEVSDSLTIIVSEETGHVSIALNGEIRTAVSSSDLREQLHKIQKLSKQQQKTRFQRWKGRVRDEKTTEK, via the coding sequence TTGGATAAGATTATTACATGGTTTAAAACACAATTTGTTAATTTCACATTTCCACGTCAGCTTCCGAAACATGTGGAATTTATAGATATTGTACAAATTCTGATAATTGCTTACTTTGTATACCATCTGATTCTCTGGGTGAAAAATACGCGGGCATATCTTCTGCTCAGAGGTGTTGTCTTTATCGGTGTATTTATTCTGATTGCCAACTTTTTTGAAATGGATGTAATCATCGAGATCTTTAAGATGGTAAGTGTCGCCGCCATTACAGCGGTAGTGATTGTCTTTCAGCCGGAACTGCGCCGGGTTTTGGAGCAGCTGGGAGACCGGAATTTTTTTGATTCGTTCCTGATTTTGGGAGCGGGCAGTGTGGAAGATAATTTAAGATTCAATGATCAGACGTTGAACGAACTGGTCCGTGCAAGCTTTGAGATGGGCGAGGTAAAGACAGGTGCGCTGATTGTAATTGAGCAGAACATATCTCTGGCCGATTATGAAAAAACCGGTATTCCTGTTGATGCCGTTCTGACAGGGCAGCTGCTGATTAATATATTTGAGCATAATACACCGCTGCATGACGGTGCTGTCATTGTAAGAGGGGATCGGGTGGCTGCTGCGACCTGTTACCTTCCCTTATCCGACAGCATGGCAATAAGCAAGGAACTGGGGACCAGGCATCGTGCTGCCATAGGAATCAGTGAGGTCAGCGACTCTTTGACAATTATTGTATCAGAAGAGACCGGTCATGTTTCTATTGCGTTAAATGGTGAAATCAGGACAGCAGTGTCTTCCAGCGATTTGAGAGAACAGCTTCATAAGATTCAAAAGCTATCAAAGCAGCAGCAAAAAACCAGGTTTCAGCGTTGGAAAGGGCGGGTAAGAGATGAAAAAACTACTGAAAAATAA
- a CDS encoding ComF family protein, which translates to MKFLDILYPKRCALCDCVVSGREHPVCLQCRDEVKPITGPRCLRCSKPIDSDEKEVCLDCERHEFSFDCGFAAFLYCGKIKASIARYKYGGRQEYGRFYGEMLNLFASSYVTCWKPEVLIPVPVHAGKLSKRGYNQAKVLADVLGEIWGIPVDSRSMKRKKKTRAQKNLDPAERRRNLREAFTLVQEIRYKIVVLVDDIYTTGSTVETLARLLKEHGVEKVYFLTVCIGRGL; encoded by the coding sequence ATGAAATTTTTAGATATCTTATATCCTAAGCGCTGTGCCTTATGCGATTGCGTAGTTTCAGGCCGGGAGCACCCGGTCTGTTTGCAGTGCCGGGATGAAGTAAAGCCAATCACAGGACCCAGATGTTTACGATGCAGTAAGCCTATAGACAGTGATGAGAAAGAAGTTTGTCTGGACTGTGAAAGACATGAGTTCAGTTTCGACTGTGGGTTTGCTGCTTTCTTATATTGCGGCAAAATAAAGGCATCCATAGCAAGATATAAATACGGCGGCAGGCAGGAATATGGCAGATTCTATGGAGAGATGCTGAACCTGTTTGCATCGTCATATGTAACATGCTGGAAGCCGGAGGTGCTGATTCCTGTTCCGGTACACGCAGGAAAGCTAAGCAAAAGGGGATATAATCAGGCGAAAGTGCTGGCAGATGTATTAGGCGAAATCTGGGGTATTCCGGTGGATTCCCGTTCTATGAAAAGGAAAAAGAAAACCCGTGCACAAAAGAATTTGGATCCAGCGGAGCGGAGACGAAATTTAAGAGAGGCATTTACCTTAGTGCAGGAAATAAGGTACAAAATTGTAGTGCTCGTGGATGATATATATACTACAGGAAGCACGGTAGAGACACTGGCCCGGCTTCTCAAAGAGCATGGAGTGGAGAAGGTTTATTTCCTGACTGTATGTATCGGACGGGGACTGTAG
- the recD2 gene encoding SF1B family DNA helicase RecD2: protein MKDKVEGYVEHIIFRNEENGYTVLNLKVEASELTCVGTFQYVNEGELLEVTGEYTAHAVYGQQFRVDAYETRLPKDSESMERYLGSGAIKGVGAALAARIVRRFGKDTLRIIDEEPERLSEIKGISDKKAREIAVQVSEKSEMQDAIIFMSQYGVSLGLGIKIFHQYGDNVYRILKENPYKIAEDIPGVGFKTADEIASRAGVHMDSEFRIRSGLYYVLSQASAQGHIYLPKHVLFHRAEEMLGVHSESMDKYLMDMAIDRKVILKEKQDPEGRVQTTVYASQFYYLELNTARMLHELNITCEDDRVQVEHRIQGIEKSSEIELDDIQRQAVIEAACDGLMILTGGPGTGKTTTINAMIKYFASEGMDILLAAPTGRAAKRMTETTGYVASTIHRLLEISGVVDESSSNVNFERNQDNPLEADVIIIDEMSMVDIQLMHALLTAIVPGTRLILVGDMNQLPSVGPGSVLRDMIQSGCFRVVELTRIFRQAAKSDIVVNAHKIHAGEQIVLDNKSLDFFFLKRYDSNLILNVILTLILKKLPKYVEAGSRDIQVLAPMRKGALGVENLNKVLQRYLNPPSGDKKEKETVNAVFREGDKVMQIKNNYQLGWEVRGQYGIAAEQGMGIFNGDLGIISEINPYAELLTVEYDEHRFVEYTYKQLDELELAYATTIHKAQGSEYPAVIIPLLGGPRMLMTRNLLYTAVTRARRCVALVGSDVTFQAMIDNHQEESRYTTLAERIAEM, encoded by the coding sequence ATGAAAGATAAAGTAGAAGGCTATGTGGAACATATCATTTTCAGAAATGAGGAGAATGGATATACAGTACTGAATTTAAAGGTGGAGGCCAGTGAGCTGACCTGTGTGGGAACCTTCCAGTACGTCAATGAAGGAGAACTTCTGGAGGTTACGGGAGAGTATACGGCACATGCCGTATACGGACAGCAGTTCCGGGTAGATGCCTATGAGACCAGATTACCGAAGGATTCAGAATCCATGGAACGATATTTGGGTTCGGGAGCCATCAAAGGCGTGGGTGCTGCTTTGGCAGCCAGAATTGTCCGCAGATTTGGAAAGGACACCCTGCGAATCATAGATGAGGAGCCGGAAAGACTGTCCGAAATCAAGGGGATCAGTGATAAAAAGGCAAGAGAAATCGCAGTGCAGGTATCAGAAAAGTCTGAGATGCAGGACGCAATTATCTTCATGAGCCAATATGGAGTTTCACTGGGACTCGGAATCAAGATATTTCATCAATACGGAGATAATGTTTACCGGATACTGAAAGAAAATCCTTATAAAATTGCGGAGGACATACCGGGGGTTGGATTTAAAACAGCCGATGAAATTGCATCCAGGGCAGGAGTACACATGGACTCGGAGTTTCGCATACGCAGCGGCTTGTACTATGTGCTTTCCCAGGCGAGCGCCCAGGGGCATATCTACTTGCCGAAACATGTATTATTTCACAGAGCAGAGGAGATGCTGGGTGTTCATTCAGAATCTATGGACAAGTATCTGATGGATATGGCCATAGACCGGAAGGTAATCTTAAAAGAAAAGCAGGATCCGGAAGGAAGGGTTCAGACGACTGTTTACGCAAGCCAGTTCTACTATCTTGAACTCAATACAGCACGTATGCTTCATGAACTGAATATTACATGTGAAGATGACAGGGTGCAGGTGGAGCACCGTATTCAAGGTATCGAAAAAAGCTCTGAAATCGAATTGGATGATATACAGCGGCAGGCCGTGATTGAAGCTGCATGTGATGGGCTGATGATTTTAACAGGCGGACCGGGTACCGGTAAGACAACCACGATCAATGCCATGATAAAGTATTTTGCATCGGAGGGGATGGATATTCTTCTGGCGGCCCCGACAGGGAGGGCTGCCAAACGTATGACTGAGACGACGGGCTATGTGGCTTCCACAATTCATCGCCTGCTGGAGATATCCGGTGTCGTAGATGAGTCTTCTTCAAATGTGAATTTTGAAAGGAACCAGGACAATCCGCTGGAGGCAGATGTGATTATCATAGACGAGATGTCTATGGTTGACATTCAGCTGATGCATGCACTTCTGACTGCCATAGTACCCGGAACCCGTTTGATTCTGGTGGGAGATATGAATCAGCTGCCCAGTGTGGGTCCCGGCAGTGTCCTGCGGGATATGATACAGTCGGGGTGTTTCCGGGTGGTCGAATTGACCAGGATTTTCCGGCAGGCTGCAAAAAGTGACATCGTAGTGAATGCGCATAAGATTCATGCCGGGGAGCAGATTGTTCTGGATAATAAAAGTCTTGATTTTTTCTTCCTGAAGCGATATGATTCAAATCTCATTCTTAATGTAATCCTTACACTGATTCTGAAAAAACTCCCGAAATATGTGGAAGCCGGATCCAGAGATATTCAGGTACTCGCACCCATGCGAAAGGGAGCTCTTGGAGTAGAAAACCTGAATAAGGTCCTGCAGCGGTATCTGAATCCGCCTTCCGGAGATAAGAAGGAAAAAGAGACTGTGAATGCGGTTTTCCGGGAAGGTGACAAGGTAATGCAGATTAAGAATAATTACCAGCTGGGATGGGAAGTAAGAGGACAATATGGAATTGCAGCCGAACAGGGTATGGGAATCTTCAATGGGGATTTAGGAATCATCAGTGAGATTAATCCGTATGCCGAACTGTTGACTGTAGAGTATGACGAGCACCGCTTTGTAGAATATACATACAAACAATTGGATGAGCTGGAGCTGGCCTATGCCACTACCATCCATAAAGCGCAGGGGAGTGAATACCCTGCCGTGATTATTCCCCTGCTTGGGGGACCAAGGATGCTTATGACCAGAAATTTGCTTTATACGGCTGTTACCAGAGCACGAAGATGTGTGGCACTGGTGGGAAGCGACGTGACTTTTCAGGCAATGATAGACAACCATCAGGAGGAAAGCCGGTATACGACGCTGGCTGAGCGGATTGCAGAGATGTAA
- the mreB gene encoding rod shape-determining protein, translating into MAAVTDIGIDLGTASILVYTKGKGIVLKEPSVVAYDKDADKVRAIGEEARQMIGRTPGNIMAIRPLRQGVISDYMITEKMLRYFIQKSMGRKSFRKPRISICVPSGVTEVERRAVEEATYQAGARDVTIIEEPIAAAIGAGIDITKPFGNMIVDIGGGTTDVAVISLGGIVVASSIRVAGDNFNEAIIRYVRKNHKLFIGEQTAEAVKLKIGTAYKRLEEKSMDIKGRNVVTGLPKTVHLTSPEVCEALKDTVNQIVETVQNVLEKTPPELAADVADRGIVLTGGGALLDGIEEVIQERTGINTMTTENPELAVAVGTGKYVEMMDKFNH; encoded by the coding sequence ATGGCTGCGGTAACGGATATTGGAATTGATTTAGGTACGGCCAGTATTCTGGTGTATACGAAAGGTAAAGGAATCGTGCTGAAAGAGCCGTCTGTGGTTGCTTATGATAAAGACGCCGATAAGGTGAGGGCAATTGGAGAGGAAGCCAGGCAGATGATTGGCCGGACACCGGGTAACATCATGGCAATCCGTCCGCTTCGTCAGGGAGTCATCTCTGATTACATGATTACGGAGAAGATGCTGCGTTATTTTATTCAGAAATCCATGGGGAGAAAGTCATTCAGGAAACCACGCATTTCTATCTGTGTTCCCAGTGGGGTGACCGAGGTAGAACGAAGAGCAGTGGAAGAGGCCACATATCAGGCCGGTGCCAGAGATGTGACGATTATAGAAGAACCTATTGCAGCGGCTATCGGAGCCGGAATTGATATAACAAAGCCATTTGGCAATATGATTGTAGATATCGGAGGAGGCACAACCGATGTGGCGGTAATTTCATTGGGAGGAATTGTTGTTGCATCTTCCATCCGGGTGGCTGGTGACAATTTTAACGAGGCAATTATACGATACGTAAGAAAGAATCACAAGTTATTCATCGGAGAACAGACGGCGGAGGCGGTAAAGCTGAAGATAGGTACCGCTTATAAACGCCTTGAGGAAAAATCCATGGATATCAAAGGGCGCAACGTTGTAACAGGGCTTCCGAAGACCGTTCATCTGACATCACCCGAGGTCTGCGAGGCTTTGAAAGATACGGTGAACCAGATTGTGGAAACCGTTCAGAATGTTCTGGAGAAAACACCGCCGGAGCTGGCGGCCGATGTGGCGGACCGGGGTATTGTACTGACCGGCGGCGGAGCACTTTTAGATGGTATAGAAGAGGTGATTCAGGAAAGGACAGGTATCAACACGATGACAACTGAGAATCCTGAGCTTGCCGTGGCTGTGGGTACCGGAAAGTACGTTGAGATGATGGATAAATTTAATCATTAA
- the uvrA gene encoding excinuclease ABC subunit UvrA yields MASKQKKEFIKIRGASENNLKSLDVDIPRNELVVLTGLSGSGKSSLAFDTIYAEGQRRYMESLSSYARQFLGQMEKPNVESIEGLPPAISIDQKSTNRNPRSTVGTVTEIYDYFRLLYARVGIPHCPGCGREISKQTVDQMVDKIMSLPERTKIQLLAPVVRGRKGRHEKVLDQAKRSGYVRVQVDGNLYELTEDITLDKNIKHNIEIVVDRLMIKEGIQKRLTDSIESVLELSGGLLVVDTMDGNVLNFSQSFSCPDCGIGMDEIEPRSFSFNNPFGACPSCYGLGYKMEFSEELMIPDSSLSILEGAIVVLGWQSCTDKSSYTRAILDALAKEYGFSLDTPFQDYPKKIHDILIEGTNGKKVKVYYKGQRGEGVYDVAFEGLLKNVERRYRETGSESTRQEYESFMRITPCPDCRGQRLKATSLAVTVGDKNIFEVTSMSIEKLTAFMADLKLSSQQNLIGKQILKEIRARVQFLMDVGLDYLTLARATATLSGGEAQRIRLATQIGSGLVGVAYILDEPSIGLHQRDNDKLLKTLLHLRDLGNSLIVVEHDEDTMLAADCVVDIGPGAGEHGGELVAIGTAKELMKNKNSVTGAYLSGRMKIPVPEARKKPAGWLKVCGAQENNLKNIDVKFPLGVMTCVTGVSGSGKSSLVNEILYKRLARELNRARIIPGKHKKIEGIEQLDKVIDIDQSPIGRTPRSNPATYTGVFDMIRDLFSSTADAKARGYKKGRFSFNVKGGRCEACSGDGIIKIEMHFLPDVYVPCEVCQGKRYNRETLEVKYKGKSIYDVLDMTVEEAMTFFEHVPSVRRKIETLYDVGLSYIRLGQPSTTLSGGEAQRIKLATELSKRSTGKTIYILDEPTTGLHFADVHKLIEILKRLSEGGNTVVVIEHNLDVIKTADYIIDIGPEGGDKGGTVIAYGTPEHIASVPESYTGQYVKKYL; encoded by the coding sequence ATGGCAAGTAAACAGAAGAAGGAGTTTATAAAGATACGAGGTGCTTCAGAGAACAACCTGAAGAGCCTGGATGTGGATATTCCCAGAAATGAACTTGTGGTTCTGACCGGTTTAAGCGGTTCGGGAAAGAGTTCTCTGGCTTTTGATACTATTTATGCAGAAGGCCAGCGGCGTTATATGGAGAGTCTTTCTTCCTATGCCCGTCAGTTTCTGGGGCAGATGGAAAAACCAAATGTAGAGAGCATCGAAGGGCTCCCTCCGGCGATATCCATAGATCAGAAATCCACCAACAGAAACCCCAGATCCACAGTGGGTACGGTGACAGAAATTTACGATTATTTTCGTCTGCTCTATGCCCGCGTCGGGATTCCGCACTGTCCCGGGTGCGGCAGAGAAATCAGCAAGCAGACGGTGGACCAGATGGTGGATAAAATTATGAGCCTTCCGGAACGTACGAAAATTCAATTGCTGGCACCTGTGGTCAGGGGCAGGAAAGGAAGGCACGAAAAGGTGCTGGACCAGGCGAAAAGAAGTGGTTATGTACGTGTGCAGGTGGACGGTAACCTATACGAACTGACCGAAGATATTACATTAGATAAGAATATAAAGCATAACATAGAGATTGTGGTGGACCGTCTGATGATAAAGGAGGGAATCCAAAAAAGACTGACCGATTCCATCGAAAGCGTGCTTGAACTGTCGGGCGGTCTTCTGGTAGTGGATACGATGGACGGCAATGTTCTGAATTTCAGCCAGAGTTTTTCCTGCCCGGACTGCGGAATCGGTATGGATGAGATCGAACCCAGGAGTTTTTCCTTTAACAATCCTTTCGGAGCCTGCCCCAGCTGCTATGGTTTGGGATATAAGATGGAATTTTCGGAAGAACTGATGATTCCGGATTCGTCCTTAAGTATCCTGGAAGGGGCGATTGTGGTGCTGGGCTGGCAGTCCTGTACGGATAAATCCAGTTACACCAGAGCGATTCTGGATGCACTGGCAAAGGAATACGGCTTTTCACTGGACACCCCATTTCAGGATTATCCAAAGAAAATACATGATATACTGATCGAGGGGACGAATGGAAAAAAAGTAAAGGTATACTATAAGGGACAGCGGGGAGAAGGCGTCTACGACGTGGCATTTGAGGGCCTGCTTAAGAATGTGGAACGCCGTTACAGGGAGACGGGTTCGGAAAGCACGAGGCAGGAGTATGAATCCTTTATGAGAATCACACCCTGCCCGGACTGTCGTGGGCAAAGGCTGAAAGCCACTTCATTAGCCGTGACCGTAGGGGATAAGAACATCTTTGAAGTTACTTCAATGTCCATTGAGAAACTGACAGCATTTATGGCAGATTTGAAGCTGAGCAGCCAGCAGAATCTGATAGGAAAGCAGATTTTAAAGGAAATCCGGGCGCGTGTTCAATTTTTGATGGACGTAGGTTTAGATTATCTGACACTTGCCCGTGCTACTGCAACATTGTCCGGAGGGGAGGCACAGCGTATCCGCCTGGCCACCCAGATTGGGTCAGGTCTTGTGGGTGTTGCCTATATTCTGGACGAACCGAGCATAGGCCTCCATCAAAGGGATAACGATAAACTTCTGAAAACGCTGCTTCATCTTCGGGATCTCGGAAACTCACTGATTGTGGTGGAACACGATGAGGATACCATGCTGGCTGCAGATTGCGTGGTGGACATCGGACCCGGTGCCGGAGAGCATGGCGGGGAGCTGGTTGCAATTGGAACAGCAAAAGAACTGATGAAGAATAAAAACTCTGTTACCGGGGCATACCTAAGCGGACGTATGAAAATTCCGGTTCCGGAGGCACGAAAGAAGCCGGCCGGATGGTTGAAAGTGTGTGGGGCACAGGAGAATAATCTGAAAAATATCGATGTAAAATTTCCTCTGGGCGTTATGACCTGTGTAACCGGTGTTTCGGGTTCGGGAAAAAGTTCGCTGGTCAATGAGATATTATATAAGAGACTGGCCAGAGAACTGAACAGAGCCAGAATTATACCTGGAAAGCACAAAAAAATTGAAGGCATTGAGCAGTTGGATAAGGTTATTGATATTGATCAGTCTCCGATAGGAAGAACCCCCCGGTCCAATCCGGCCACATATACCGGTGTTTTCGACATGATCAGGGACTTGTTTTCATCTACTGCTGATGCCAAGGCCAGAGGATATAAAAAAGGACGTTTCAGCTTTAATGTCAAAGGAGGCCGCTGCGAAGCCTGCAGCGGTGATGGAATCATTAAAATTGAGATGCACTTTCTTCCGGATGTGTATGTGCCCTGTGAAGTATGCCAGGGAAAGCGCTATAACAGGGAGACCCTGGAGGTAAAATACAAAGGTAAGAGTATCTATGATGTATTGGATATGACTGTGGAGGAGGCGATGACGTTCTTTGAACATGTGCCTTCTGTCCGCAGAAAAATAGAGACATTGTACGACGTGGGATTGTCTTATATCAGACTGGGACAGCCATCTACCACTCTGTCCGGCGGAGAGGCGCAGCGAATCAAACTCGCTACGGAACTGAGTAAACGCAGCACCGGGAAAACCATTTATATTCTCGATGAGCCGACCACAGGACTGCATTTTGCAGATGTGCATAAGCTGATTGAAATCTTAAAAAGGCTTTCAGAAGGCGGAAATACGGTGGTTGTCATAGAGCATAACCTGGACGTGATCAAAACTGCGGACTATATCATCGATATAGGTCCGGAGGGCGGCGATAAAGGAGGAACGGTGATAGCTTATGGCACACCGGAGCATATTGCGTCGGTTCCTGAGTCTTATACAGGACAATATGTCAAAAAATATCTCTAA
- the hemW gene encoding radical SAM family heme chaperone HemW — protein MNRKKRKLEIYVHIPFCVRKCEYCDFLSFSSEEARRRDYAEALCREIGAVDGLDGYQVSSIFFGGGTPSLMSPEEIMRILDEIRNRISFSDDAEISLEANPGTVTEETLGGYRKAGFNRISFGCQSMSDTELKRLGRIHTVEEFRTGYRQAREVGFLNINVDLMSALPGQTYVDWERNLRMTAELAPEHISAYSLILEEGTPFYEKQDILELPDEDTERIMYENTHDILKEYGYEQYEISNYAKKGYACRHNIGYWKRIPYLGLGLGAASLMKEQRFSNTVDLKEYLQNSHQPRIIRKNLQKLTEEDAMEEFMILGLRMCRGISEVDFQRNFGKEMTDVYGKVIEKYMQMGFLQKKDRYVSLTRKGISVSNIIMADFLRE, from the coding sequence ATGAATCGAAAAAAAAGGAAACTGGAAATATATGTGCATATACCGTTTTGCGTGAGAAAGTGTGAATATTGTGACTTTTTATCCTTTTCTTCAGAGGAAGCACGCAGAAGAGACTATGCAGAGGCTCTGTGCAGGGAGATAGGTGCAGTGGATGGACTGGACGGATATCAGGTGAGCTCGATCTTTTTTGGCGGCGGAACCCCTTCTTTGATGTCCCCGGAAGAAATTATGCGGATTTTGGATGAAATTAGAAACAGAATCAGCTTTTCGGATGATGCTGAAATATCCTTAGAGGCCAATCCCGGGACCGTGACAGAGGAAACGCTGGGGGGATATCGGAAAGCAGGATTCAACCGTATCAGCTTTGGCTGTCAATCCATGTCTGACACGGAACTAAAGCGTCTGGGAAGGATTCATACGGTGGAGGAATTTAGGACAGGCTACCGGCAGGCAAGAGAGGTTGGATTTCTCAATATCAACGTAGATCTGATGTCGGCACTGCCGGGACAGACCTATGTGGATTGGGAAAGAAATCTCCGCATGACGGCAGAGCTGGCACCGGAGCACATTTCGGCTTATAGTCTGATTTTGGAGGAGGGGACTCCGTTTTATGAAAAACAGGATATCCTGGAGCTCCCGGATGAGGATACAGAACGAATCATGTATGAAAATACCCATGATATATTAAAAGAATATGGGTATGAACAATATGAAATATCTAATTATGCAAAAAAGGGGTATGCGTGCAGGCATAATATCGGTTATTGGAAGCGGATACCATATCTGGGGCTGGGACTTGGAGCGGCTTCACTTATGAAGGAGCAGCGGTTTTCCAATACAGTGGACTTGAAGGAATATCTGCAGAACAGTCACCAGCCGCGGATAATCAGGAAAAATCTGCAGAAGCTTACTGAAGAGGATGCCATGGAGGAGTTTATGATTCTGGGTCTCAGGATGTGCCGCGGCATATCAGAAGTGGATTTTCAGAGAAATTTCGGGAAAGAAATGACGGATGTTTATGGAAAGGTCATTGAAAAGTACATGCAAATGGGATTTTTACAAAAGAAAGACAGATATGTATCGTTGACCCGGAAGGGCATATCGGTGAGCAATATCATAATGGCGGATTTCCTGAGGGAATGA
- the lepA gene encoding translation elongation factor 4 → MTAVDQSKIRNFCIIAHIDHGKSTLADRIIEKTGLLTEREMQSQVLDNMDLERERGITIKAQAVRTIYKAKDGQEYILNMIDTPGHVDFNYEVSRSLAACDGAILVVDASQGIEAQTLANVYLALDHDLDVFPVINKIDLPGADPERVIAEIEDVIGIEAQGCPRISAKTGLNVEQVLEELVEKVPAPRGNSENPLQALIFDSVYDAYRGVITSCRVMEGKVRKGTKIRMMATGAVEEVVEVGYFGAGQFIPCEELSAGMVGYITASIKNVSDTRVGDTITDANRSCAEPLPGYKKVNPMVYCGMYPADGADYQDLRDALEKLQLNDASLFYEPETSAALGFGFRCGFLGLLHLEIIQERLEREYNLDLVTTAPSVIYKVYKTDGTCIDLTNPSNLPDPSEIDYMEEPVVKAEIMVTTEFIGPIMELCQQRRGQYQGMEYMETTRAMLHYHLPLNEIIYDFFDALKSRSRGYASFDYELLGYERSDLVKLDILVNKEEVDALSFIVFSGSAYDRGRRMCEKLKEEIPRQLFEVPIQAAIGSKVIARETVRAMRKDVLAKCYGGDISRKKKLLEKQKEGKKRMRQIGNVEIPQKAFMSVLKLEDN, encoded by the coding sequence TTGACAGCTGTAGATCAAAGTAAGATACGAAATTTTTGCATCATTGCACATATTGACCATGGAAAATCCACATTGGCAGACCGGATTATCGAAAAAACCGGTCTGCTGACTGAGCGCGAGATGCAGTCTCAGGTATTGGATAACATGGATCTGGAACGCGAACGCGGCATTACTATCAAAGCACAGGCGGTCCGCACCATATATAAGGCAAAGGATGGGCAGGAATATATATTAAATATGATAGATACACCCGGACATGTCGACTTTAATTATGAGGTTTCCAGGAGTCTGGCAGCATGCGACGGAGCCATTCTGGTTGTAGATGCCTCGCAGGGAATCGAGGCTCAGACACTTGCCAATGTATATCTGGCTCTGGATCATGACCTGGATGTGTTCCCGGTCATCAATAAGATAGATCTGCCCGGTGCCGATCCGGAGCGGGTGATTGCGGAAATCGAGGATGTAATAGGAATTGAGGCACAGGGGTGCCCCCGTATTTCGGCCAAAACAGGGCTGAATGTAGAGCAGGTGCTGGAGGAACTTGTGGAGAAGGTACCCGCTCCCAGAGGAAACAGTGAAAATCCCCTCCAGGCACTGATTTTTGATTCCGTGTATGATGCCTATAGAGGAGTCATCACATCCTGCAGAGTCATGGAAGGTAAGGTGAGAAAGGGTACAAAGATCCGTATGATGGCTACAGGAGCCGTGGAAGAAGTCGTTGAGGTAGGATACTTTGGAGCGGGACAGTTTATTCCCTGCGAAGAGCTTTCGGCCGGCATGGTGGGATATATTACAGCCAGTATAAAAAATGTCAGCGACACACGTGTGGGTGATACCATCACGGATGCCAACAGATCTTGTGCAGAACCGCTTCCAGGATATAAAAAAGTAAATCCCATGGTGTATTGTGGTATGTATCCGGCCGATGGAGCCGATTACCAGGATTTGAGAGACGCGCTGGAAAAGCTTCAGCTTAATGATGCATCGCTCTTTTATGAGCCGGAGACCTCTGCTGCTTTAGGGTTTGGGTTCCGCTGTGGGTTTCTGGGACTTCTTCATCTTGAAATCATTCAGGAGAGGCTCGAGAGAGAATATAATCTGGATTTGGTTACTACTGCGCCCAGCGTTATCTATAAAGTTTATAAGACGGACGGAACCTGCATAGATTTGACCAATCCTTCGAATCTGCCGGATCCATCCGAAATCGATTATATGGAAGAACCGGTTGTAAAAGCCGAAATCATGGTGACAACCGAGTTTATCGGCCCGATTATGGAGTTGTGCCAGCAGCGGCGCGGCCAGTACCAGGGCATGGAATATATGGAGACAACACGTGCCATGCTGCATTATCATCTGCCTTTGAATGAAATTATCTATGATTTTTTTGATGCCCTGAAGTCCCGGTCGAGAGGCTATGCCTCCTTTGACTATGAACTTCTGGGGTATGAGCGAAGCGATCTGGTAAAACTGGATATTCTGGTGAACAAAGAAGAGGTGGATGCTCTGTCCTTTATTGTATTTTCCGGTTCGGCCTATGACCGCGGCAGGAGAATGTGTGAGAAACTCAAAGAGGAGATACCCAGGCAGTTGTTCGAGGTTCCGATACAGGCGGCAATAGGGTCGAAGGTCATTGCCAGAGAAACAGTCAGGGCCATGCGGAAAGACGTGCTGGCCAAGTGCTATGGCGGTGATATCAGCCGTAAGAAGAAACTGCTTGAAAAGCAAAAAGAAGGAAAGAAGCGGATGCGGCAGATCGGGAATGTAGAGATTCCCCAGAAGGCATTTATGAGTGTTTTGAAACTGGAAGATAATTAG